The nucleotide sequence ACTCTCCATCTGCTTCCTCCATGtctagcattttttttaattgcattcttACTTAGTTATCAgcccttttgtttttgttgagcaGGGAGGCATGGAGCAGAGATATGCTAATTGTTGGCGGTTGAcagttaatgaaaaaaaattcatcgaAAGTTCCCTATTATCAGAGCTTCGAGTGGATGGTCGTGGCTCTTTGGAGTATCGCAAGTTGAGCATTAAATTTGGGAAAGATAATGGTTCCGCTGAGGTCCAATTGGGTGAGACACGTGTAATGAGTTTTGTGAGTGCTGAACTTGTGCAACCTTACAAAGATAGGCCTAATGAAGGTACACTTTCCATCTTCACTGAGTTCTCTCCCATGGCTGATCCTTCCTTTGAGCCTGGCCGTCCTGGAGAATCTGCCGTTGAGTTAGGACGCATTATAGACCGCGGTTTACGTGAAAGCAGAGCCATTGACACTGAATCACTCTGTGTTCTTTCTGCCAAGCTTGTCTGGGCCATTCGCATTGATATCCATATACTTGACAATGCAGGGTGAGAATCTTGTTTCTTACCGAACTTGTTAATTTGCTTATCTACATCGAAGAATCTATTTGGATTGACCCATTagttatttgagcttatctattgaCATAAGCATTATTAGACTAACAAGAGAGCTTATGGACACAACTTATAATGTCCATAAGAGGCTTTAGCTTATATCCATAAGCTCTCCtgtatagcttatgaaaacaaattatagcttatatgaaaacaatttgactttattttatcttttgttgtagaaaatagaaataatttatgcAAAAGCACATATATGATAAACAAATAGTATAAGCGCTTAGTTAGGTTGTTTATCCCAACAGGGCCTAAGGCTAATTATTGTGTTTTAATTTCTGAATAGGAATCTTGTTGATGCTGCAAATATTGCTGCATTGGCTTCTCTATCAACATTTAGAAGATCTGAATGCTCGTTAGGAGGAGAGGATGGTCAACAAGTTGTAGTGCATCCTCCCGAGGTTAGCTTCTTCAGTTTAAAAGTGTCTCCTTTTGTCCCTGTTTTCTATTTAGCTTCCACAAATGTtatgtataaattataatataatatgcatTACAGGTGCGTGAACCCCTCCCTTTGATTATACATCATCTTCCGGTTGCTGTCACCTTTGGATTTTTCAGTAATGAAAATCTTGTGGTAcggatctctctctctctcgtgcacatttttcttgattttggtACATAATATGAGGTAATGGTCCTTTGGTTTTATATGATGCTCTTTAGGTCTTGGATCCGACCTACCATGAAGAGGCTGTAATGACCGGAAGTATGACTGTAACACTTAATGCAAATGGCGATGTTTGCGCCATTCAAAAACCTGGGAGGCAAGGAATCTTTCAAAGGGTTATCATGCATTGCTTGAAACTAGCTCATGTTAAAGCTGCTGATATTACAACCAAGATAATTGATGCAGTGagttgtcttttttgtttttttttttcaaaatgctTAAGCTTCAACGGCTTATGAACTGCACTATACATTCagggtatgtttggatggaggaatttggaggggagggcttacttttctcttttaaattataaatactataaaatgttttttaaaatcaattaagtgtgattgaagtatttaatgatcatttatcatgttgttttttgatttttttatcatgttgttttttgatttttttttattttt is from Medicago truncatula cultivar Jemalong A17 chromosome 1, MtrunA17r5.0-ANR, whole genome shotgun sequence and encodes:
- the LOC25483959 gene encoding exosome complex component RRP45B, which translates into the protein MEQRYANCWRLTVNEKKFIESSLLSELRVDGRGSLEYRKLSIKFGKDNGSAEVQLGETRVMSFVSAELVQPYKDRPNEGTLSIFTEFSPMADPSFEPGRPGESAVELGRIIDRGLRESRAIDTESLCVLSAKLVWAIRIDIHILDNAGNLVDAANIAALASLSTFRRSECSLGGEDGQQVVVHPPEVREPLPLIIHHLPVAVTFGFFSNENLVVLDPTYHEEAVMTGSMTVTLNANGDVCAIQKPGRQGIFQRVIMHCLKLAHVKAADITTKIIDAVEKHNIQREVQKVKRHSNCFTD